In Salisediminibacterium beveridgei, one DNA window encodes the following:
- a CDS encoding D-alanyl-D-alanine carboxypeptidase family protein has product MDASTGKILESQTPHKEKYPASLTKILTALVVIENAELDEEVRISEKATYADGTRVYLEEDETVSVKQLLHGIMISSGNDASVALAEHVSGSVEAFSEMMNDYMEDDLQLEHSHFSNPHGLFEEDHIATAYDLAILVKKAMKNDIYRQISNKTDYHWQSEGWDTRIYNHHPMRHSDEWTIAGKNGFVSKAGYTLATVGKYQETELIVITLDAPSRNTAVRDTRNLFERHFKSHETVWIDVDQSSYSRFANVPDVIPVTALKYESVTQIAYEEYLIHRGTAGRLLSVDRIGHSPSLTLDRAPAARDTALFSDDLVIRHVYGVQNE; this is encoded by the coding sequence ATGGATGCAAGCACGGGGAAAATTCTTGAATCGCAGACTCCGCACAAAGAAAAGTATCCTGCAAGTCTTACAAAAATACTGACAGCACTAGTTGTCATTGAAAATGCCGAACTGGATGAAGAAGTGAGAATCAGTGAAAAAGCAACATATGCCGATGGAACCAGAGTTTATTTAGAAGAAGATGAGACAGTTTCGGTGAAACAGTTACTTCACGGCATCATGATCAGTTCAGGAAATGATGCAAGCGTTGCTCTGGCAGAGCATGTTTCTGGATCTGTTGAGGCTTTCAGTGAAATGATGAATGACTACATGGAAGATGACCTTCAACTTGAACATTCTCACTTCTCCAATCCGCATGGTTTATTCGAAGAAGATCACATAGCAACAGCATACGATTTAGCAATACTGGTGAAAAAAGCTATGAAAAATGATATATACCGGCAAATCTCTAATAAAACTGATTATCACTGGCAATCAGAAGGCTGGGATACACGCATTTATAACCATCATCCCATGCGTCACTCAGATGAGTGGACGATTGCTGGAAAAAACGGTTTTGTCTCAAAAGCCGGGTATACTTTGGCTACGGTTGGTAAATACCAAGAAACGGAATTGATCGTCATCACGCTGGATGCGCCTTCCAGAAACACGGCTGTCCGTGATACGAGAAATCTGTTTGAGCGTCATTTCAAATCGCATGAGACCGTTTGGATAGATGTCGATCAGAGCAGTTACTCACGATTTGCCAATGTGCCAGATGTAATCCCTGTGACAGCTCTTAAATATGAGTCTGTCACACAAATTGCATATGAGGAATACCTGATTCACAGAGGAACAGCCGGACGATTGCTCTCCGTTGACCGGATCGGACATTCTCCTTCGCTTACATTGGATAGAGCCCCTGCTGCAAGAGATACTGCGCTCTTTTCAGATGATCTGGTGATTCGCCATGTTTATGG